In the genome of Natronorubrum sediminis, one region contains:
- the gnd gene encoding phosphogluconate dehydrogenase (NAD(+)-dependent, decarboxylating) → MQLGVIGLGRMGQIVVDRTLEAGHDVVAFDLEPEAVATAADAGAEPAESISDLVDRLGAEKRIWLMVPAGDAVDATLEELDGHLESEDIVVDGGNSYFEDSVRRAEACSAAYLDCGTSGGPAGAHLGFSLMVGGPEWAYDELVPVFDAVATGPDGHERMGPAGSGHYVKMIHNGVEYALMQTYGEGFELLHEGRYDLDLENVASVWNNGAVIRSWLLELCEEAFREEGSDLGDVADRIEGGSTGTWTVQEALEQEVPLPLIYTALSERFGSRADDGRFSRRLASRLRYGFGRHDVPRRD, encoded by the coding sequence ATGCAACTGGGCGTAATCGGACTCGGACGGATGGGCCAGATCGTCGTCGACCGAACGCTCGAGGCAGGCCACGACGTCGTCGCCTTCGACCTCGAACCGGAAGCCGTCGCGACGGCAGCAGACGCGGGCGCCGAACCGGCAGAGTCGATCTCGGATCTCGTCGACCGACTCGGCGCGGAGAAACGCATCTGGTTGATGGTCCCCGCGGGCGACGCCGTCGACGCCACGCTCGAGGAACTCGACGGACACCTCGAGAGCGAGGACATCGTAGTCGACGGCGGGAACTCCTACTTCGAAGACTCCGTGCGTCGGGCGGAGGCCTGCTCCGCGGCGTACCTCGACTGTGGCACCTCCGGCGGCCCCGCAGGCGCGCACCTGGGTTTTTCACTAATGGTCGGCGGGCCCGAGTGGGCGTACGACGAACTCGTTCCCGTCTTCGACGCCGTCGCGACCGGTCCCGACGGTCACGAGCGTATGGGCCCTGCTGGCTCGGGTCACTACGTGAAGATGATCCACAACGGCGTCGAGTACGCCCTCATGCAAACCTACGGCGAAGGGTTCGAACTGCTCCACGAGGGTCGGTACGACCTCGATCTGGAGAACGTGGCGTCGGTCTGGAACAACGGCGCAGTGATCCGCTCGTGGCTGCTCGAACTCTGCGAGGAAGCCTTCCGCGAGGAGGGCTCCGATCTGGGCGACGTCGCCGACCGTATCGAGGGGGGGTCGACCGGCACCTGGACCGTCCAGGAGGCCCTCGAGCAGGAGGTCCCGCTGCCGCTCATCTACACCGCGCTCTCCGAGCGATTCGGTTCGAGAGCCGATGACGGGCGGTTTTCCCGCCGGTTGGCGAGTCGCCTTCGCTACGGCTTCGGTCGCCACGACGTCCCGCGTCGTGATTGA
- a CDS encoding HalOD1 output domain-containing protein, translating into MNSHQSTTVVTSDDQRPSMAIVELISQATGTNPIELEPLYNVIDPDVLDSLCTSSSGFSSLEFEYAGRTVAVEQTTDGVEISLATVTIGAAGTTADSESEPTVSE; encoded by the coding sequence ATGAACTCACACCAGTCGACGACGGTAGTGACGAGTGACGACCAACGGCCGAGCATGGCTATCGTCGAACTCATTAGCCAGGCAACGGGCACCAATCCAATCGAACTCGAGCCACTCTATAACGTCATCGACCCCGACGTTCTCGACTCGCTTTGTACGTCCAGTAGCGGTTTCTCGAGTCTCGAGTTCGAGTACGCCGGCCGAACAGTCGCCGTCGAGCAGACGACCGACGGCGTCGAAATTTCACTCGCGACCGTAACGATTGGCGCGGCGGGAACGACAGCGGATTCAGAAAGCGAACCGACGGTTTCGGAGTAA
- a CDS encoding HNH endonuclease yields the protein MTSEKRSIAVRFFGGAGNYTTVLEECCTHILTSDPTETALIEWVKSNTEATSTDGIRNRLRFLEALELLEIEPERVRVTETGITWVSQTDPEVLFERLDTTVYGFETALAALQNGPKTDAELGDIIANTHAEVNWNDPSGPAQHRGWLQSLGYVERLDGRNSLTDSGRTLARRRTSDNPDLERQTYYTQTDLEEAFDTSFGSYIKGINPRTDDDGELSYIIVKAREDGPYSDELDGERFTYIGEGVPSKGDQTLTGANKALLEQAEGASVPVYFFYQPADRSDLRYEGLVSVVDVRYVNADERDRRVYEFTMERLDLEHPTAFETLAASVTAGAHEGTDSNANDGATAGSDPEPALTAAEDEYTETQRRVRSSAFAKRVKSAYDFRCAICDRSRESPAGTVDIEAAHIYPKQENGRDFIRNGLALCRLHHWAFDAGWLAISDEYRILVADRPELEGYEEFSRLEGAQISVPPTEDERPHATFLAAHRELHGFESV from the coding sequence ATGACGTCGGAAAAACGATCGATCGCCGTGCGGTTTTTCGGAGGGGCTGGAAATTACACCACCGTCCTCGAGGAGTGTTGTACGCACATTCTGACGTCGGATCCGACTGAAACGGCGCTTATCGAGTGGGTGAAATCGAACACGGAAGCGACGAGTACCGACGGCATCCGTAACCGACTCCGATTTCTCGAGGCCCTCGAGTTACTCGAGATTGAACCGGAACGCGTGCGGGTGACCGAGACGGGAATTACGTGGGTTTCCCAGACGGATCCGGAAGTGTTGTTCGAGCGTCTCGATACAACGGTCTACGGGTTCGAGACGGCCCTCGCGGCGTTGCAGAATGGACCTAAAACGGACGCCGAATTGGGCGACATCATCGCTAATACGCACGCGGAAGTGAACTGGAACGACCCGTCCGGCCCTGCCCAACACCGCGGGTGGCTCCAGAGTCTCGGCTACGTGGAACGATTGGACGGGCGCAATTCGCTGACAGACAGCGGGCGAACGCTGGCTCGCCGGCGCACGTCCGACAACCCGGATCTCGAGCGCCAGACGTACTATACACAGACGGACCTCGAGGAAGCCTTCGACACCAGCTTCGGGTCCTACATCAAGGGGATCAATCCGCGAACCGACGACGACGGGGAACTGTCGTACATCATCGTGAAAGCTCGAGAGGATGGTCCATACAGCGACGAACTCGACGGAGAACGGTTTACGTACATCGGCGAAGGAGTGCCCTCGAAGGGCGACCAAACGCTGACTGGTGCAAACAAGGCGCTCCTCGAGCAGGCCGAGGGCGCATCTGTTCCCGTCTATTTCTTCTACCAACCAGCTGATCGCAGTGACCTTCGATACGAGGGACTGGTTTCGGTCGTCGACGTTCGCTACGTCAATGCAGACGAACGCGACCGGAGAGTCTACGAGTTCACGATGGAACGACTGGACCTCGAGCATCCGACAGCATTCGAAACGCTCGCGGCGTCAGTCACCGCAGGTGCGCACGAAGGAACTGATTCGAACGCGAATGATGGGGCAACCGCTGGCAGCGACCCGGAACCGGCACTGACCGCTGCAGAGGACGAGTATACCGAGACCCAGCGACGAGTTCGCTCGAGTGCGTTCGCAAAACGGGTGAAATCGGCCTACGACTTTCGCTGTGCGATCTGTGACCGGAGCCGGGAATCGCCGGCAGGCACGGTCGATATCGAAGCCGCACACATCTATCCGAAACAGGAGAACGGGCGCGATTTCATCCGGAACGGACTCGCTCTCTGTCGATTACACCACTGGGCGTTCGATGCCGGCTGGCTCGCCATCTCCGACGAGTATCGAATTCTGGTTGCCGACCGGCCCGAACTCGAAGGCTACGAGGAGTTTTCGCGACTCGAGGGAGCGCAGATTTCGGTTCCACCAACCGAGGACGAACGGCCCCACGCGACGTTCCTCGCTGCACACCGAGAGTTACACGGCTTCGAATCGGTCTGA
- a CDS encoding thiol-disulfide oxidoreductase DCC family protein, which translates to MTEPTLVYDDDCGFCTWWAEFFGERTEIRLVGFSDLPDHPDLQERLPEFYEECSHLVADDTVYSCGQSLEEALRRYDDGGPVGNGLEFLRNFEDYEHVREWGYRQVANNRDKWGKVMSKTPPARRDTEDSG; encoded by the coding sequence ATGACCGAGCCAACCCTCGTCTACGACGACGACTGTGGCTTCTGTACGTGGTGGGCCGAGTTCTTCGGCGAACGAACGGAAATCCGACTCGTCGGCTTCAGCGACCTGCCCGACCACCCCGACCTCCAGGAGCGACTGCCCGAGTTCTACGAGGAGTGTTCCCACCTCGTGGCCGACGACACCGTCTACTCCTGCGGGCAGTCTCTCGAGGAGGCCCTCCGGCGCTACGACGACGGCGGACCCGTCGGCAACGGACTCGAGTTCCTGCGGAATTTCGAGGACTACGAACACGTCCGCGAGTGGGGCTACCGGCAGGTGGCGAACAACCGCGACAAGTGGGGGAAAGTCATGTCGAAGACGCCGCCGGCGCGTCGGGATACCGAAGACTCGGGGTAA
- a CDS encoding MFS transporter, whose translation MTDGMENQRRAYGLVAFGAVSYTCLMFIWFSLPAYLPVIIDEVGLSSTQAGVLTGAIPLMYIPIALFSGIAVDRIGPGRSLAAGILIYGIGQITRSVAPDFPSLLATTLLIGVGATAITFGLPKLVGVLFPPDETGRPSAIYLVGASAGSALVFAVGRPILGPWLGGWRPLFFWSGVVAVGYGLAWLLVSHRARVDAQMATNDSFSLESVVADLRLVLSHRELQLVVVIGTMYLLLNHGLQGWLPTLLESRGLSPGLAGQATSLLIAAYVVGVLAVPELADRFELRRPALMACGSVAFVGMLGVIAGDTGALVVLGIIVTGLGVGGVSPLVRAIPPDLEGIGARLTGTAVGFIFAVGEIGGFFGPMLIGVLHDATGSFVPGLMLLAAGTLVVVLAGAGLQYLDD comes from the coding sequence ATGACCGACGGGATGGAGAACCAACGGCGCGCCTACGGCCTCGTCGCTTTCGGGGCGGTGAGCTACACCTGCTTGATGTTCATCTGGTTCTCGCTGCCCGCGTACCTGCCCGTCATCATCGACGAGGTTGGGCTCTCGAGCACGCAAGCCGGCGTCCTGACGGGGGCGATCCCGCTCATGTACATCCCGATCGCGCTGTTCTCGGGGATCGCCGTCGACCGAATCGGCCCCGGACGGAGCCTCGCAGCCGGGATTTTGATCTACGGAATCGGACAGATTACCCGCAGCGTCGCGCCCGACTTTCCGTCGCTGCTCGCGACGACGCTCCTGATCGGTGTCGGCGCGACCGCGATCACGTTCGGACTGCCGAAACTGGTGGGCGTCCTGTTCCCACCAGACGAGACCGGTCGCCCATCCGCGATTTACCTCGTCGGTGCCTCCGCGGGTTCGGCGCTCGTCTTCGCCGTCGGTCGCCCGATTCTGGGGCCGTGGCTCGGCGGTTGGCGACCGCTGTTCTTCTGGAGCGGCGTTGTCGCCGTCGGCTACGGCCTCGCGTGGTTGCTCGTCAGTCACCGGGCTCGAGTCGACGCACAGATGGCGACCAACGATTCGTTCTCTCTCGAGTCGGTCGTTGCGGACCTACGACTGGTACTCTCTCACCGCGAACTCCAGCTCGTGGTCGTCATCGGCACGATGTACCTCCTGCTCAATCACGGCCTGCAGGGGTGGCTCCCCACGCTGCTCGAGTCCCGCGGGCTCTCGCCAGGACTGGCCGGACAGGCGACGAGTTTGCTGATCGCTGCCTACGTCGTGGGCGTCCTTGCGGTGCCCGAACTCGCCGACCGATTCGAGCTTCGCCGTCCGGCGCTGATGGCCTGTGGCTCCGTCGCGTTCGTCGGCATGCTGGGCGTGATCGCCGGCGACACCGGCGCGTTAGTTGTCCTCGGGATCATCGTCACCGGCCTCGGCGTCGGCGGCGTCTCGCCGCTCGTCCGGGCGATCCCGCCGGATCTCGAGGGAATCGGCGCGCGGCTCACGGGGACCGCGGTAGGATTCATCTTCGCCGTCGGCGAGATTGGCGGCTTCTTCGGCCCGATGCTCATCGGCGTCCTCCACGACGCGACCGGCTCGTTCGTCCCCGGATTGATGCTGCTCGCGGCCGGGACGCTGGTGGTCGTACTCGCCGGCGCTGGGTTGCAGTATCTGGACGACTGA
- a CDS encoding MBL fold metallo-hydrolase translates to MDIRFLGGVGEVGRSAILVNDRLLLDYGMKTENPPQFPLDVDPEGVVVSHGHLDHVGAIPSLLSGDARPPIHWTPPTREFALTLARDTLKLHGGTLQCPFTETDVQRVTQVSRTHGYREPFEVAGHEVTFYNAGHIPGSAHVLVDDGDTRLLYTGDFHTDAQQLVSPTTDRPAADVVICESTYSDVDHDPRDTVEDRFVESVETTLWEGGTVVVPAFAIGRTQELMLVCSAHDIPCYVDGMGTDVTEMLRRYPNYVRDSDDFRRAVSHARFVTGRDGQRKRIVDQKAAIITTSGMLSGGPAMTYIPAIRANPTNKITMTGYQVEGTPGRDLLETGSAELDGRIMPISAQVEQYDFSAHADRAGLLEFLASYPDSEVLVNHGDRCDAFAAELREDGFDSSAPELGETVTV, encoded by the coding sequence ATGGACATCCGGTTTCTGGGCGGCGTCGGAGAAGTCGGCCGCAGCGCAATTCTCGTCAACGACCGACTGTTGCTCGATTACGGGATGAAAACGGAGAATCCGCCGCAGTTCCCCCTCGACGTCGACCCCGAGGGCGTCGTCGTGAGCCACGGCCATCTCGACCACGTCGGCGCGATTCCCTCGCTTCTCAGCGGCGACGCCCGGCCCCCGATCCACTGGACGCCGCCGACTCGCGAGTTCGCCCTGACGCTCGCTCGAGACACGCTCAAACTCCACGGCGGGACGCTCCAGTGTCCGTTCACCGAGACGGACGTCCAGCGGGTCACGCAGGTGTCTCGAACGCACGGCTACCGAGAACCGTTCGAAGTCGCTGGCCACGAGGTGACGTTCTACAACGCGGGGCACATCCCCGGCAGTGCGCACGTGCTCGTCGACGACGGCGACACCCGCCTGCTCTACACGGGTGACTTCCACACCGACGCCCAGCAACTGGTCTCGCCCACGACCGACCGGCCCGCTGCCGACGTCGTCATCTGTGAGAGCACCTACTCGGACGTCGACCACGACCCTCGAGACACCGTCGAGGATCGATTCGTCGAGAGCGTCGAAACCACGCTTTGGGAGGGCGGCACGGTCGTCGTCCCCGCCTTCGCGATCGGTCGCACGCAAGAACTGATGCTCGTCTGTTCGGCCCACGACATCCCCTGTTACGTCGACGGCATGGGAACGGACGTAACCGAGATGCTCAGACGCTACCCCAACTACGTCCGGGATTCGGACGACTTCCGACGCGCCGTCTCCCACGCCCGATTCGTGACCGGCCGAGACGGACAGCGAAAACGAATCGTCGACCAGAAGGCCGCGATCATCACCACCAGCGGAATGCTATCGGGCGGCCCCGCCATGACCTACATCCCCGCAATTCGAGCGAATCCGACGAACAAAATTACCATGACAGGCTATCAAGTCGAGGGAACGCCCGGCCGCGACCTCCTCGAGACCGGTAGCGCCGAACTCGACGGCCGAATCATGCCCATCAGCGCGCAGGTCGAACAGTACGACTTCTCGGCCCACGCGGATCGAGCGGGCCTCCTCGAGTTCCTCGCGTCCTACCCCGACAGCGAGGTCCTCGTCAATCACGGCGACCGATGCGACGCGTTCGCGGCGGAATTGCGCGAGGACGGCTTCGACTCGAGTGCGCCCGAACTGGGCGAAACTGTGACGGTGTAA
- a CDS encoding MATE family efflux transporter codes for MSTPSDRSVNVTDGELFKPLMVLSAPIVASQVLNVGYNLADTYWVGRLGSDAIAALSYSWAVVFLMISVGGGLTVAGTVLIAQNKGAGNIGMASHLAGQTLSFVTVVALAFAAVGYLFTPWLMRMVGAEPGAADYSYAVSYTRIMFVGIVFMFWFFIFDALSRGWGDTRTPLYLMAISVALNVIIDPFLILGFDGNPLFTWVGAGGLESTLYAATGFDGWGVDGAAIATIFSRGIAAAIGLALLFSGRVGLEPSLSDLWLDRETVREIVDIGAPIATEQGFRAFGITVLTAIIALAGTEAVAAYGIVTRLSSLLYMPALGLARGTETVVGQNLGANQTERAKRAVKLSSIVIVSAFTVVVAVAYTFAEPIAAVFIEAGTADADQVIEYAAAYILIAGPSYLFLGVFQILLGGIRGSGSTRAAMVLSVQELWLWRIPIAAVAVVTLGMGVVGVWYAVAISYVVSTITTAVWFRRGTWTDDVVTDESPTPTPGD; via the coding sequence ATGAGCACGCCGTCGGACAGATCGGTCAACGTGACCGACGGGGAGCTGTTCAAGCCGCTCATGGTGCTCTCCGCACCGATCGTGGCGTCGCAGGTGCTCAACGTCGGCTACAACCTCGCGGACACGTACTGGGTCGGCCGGTTAGGCAGCGACGCCATCGCGGCACTCTCGTACTCGTGGGCGGTCGTCTTCTTGATGATCAGCGTCGGCGGCGGACTCACCGTCGCCGGCACGGTCCTCATCGCCCAGAACAAAGGAGCTGGAAATATCGGCATGGCGAGTCATCTCGCCGGCCAGACGCTGTCGTTCGTGACGGTCGTCGCACTCGCCTTCGCCGCCGTCGGCTACCTCTTCACGCCGTGGCTCATGCGAATGGTCGGTGCCGAACCCGGTGCTGCCGACTACTCCTACGCGGTCAGTTACACCCGGATCATGTTCGTCGGCATCGTGTTCATGTTCTGGTTCTTCATCTTCGACGCCCTCTCTCGAGGCTGGGGCGACACCCGAACGCCACTGTACTTGATGGCCATCAGCGTCGCGCTCAACGTGATCATCGACCCCTTCTTGATCCTCGGATTCGACGGGAACCCGCTGTTCACCTGGGTCGGTGCCGGCGGCCTCGAGTCGACGCTGTACGCCGCAACCGGCTTCGACGGGTGGGGCGTCGACGGCGCAGCCATCGCGACAATCTTCTCTCGAGGAATCGCGGCGGCCATCGGCCTCGCACTGTTGTTTTCCGGGCGCGTCGGCCTCGAGCCCTCGCTGTCCGATCTGTGGCTCGATCGCGAGACGGTCCGAGAGATCGTCGACATCGGCGCACCCATCGCGACCGAACAGGGCTTTCGCGCCTTCGGAATCACGGTCCTGACGGCGATCATCGCGCTCGCGGGGACGGAAGCGGTCGCGGCCTACGGGATCGTCACACGACTCTCCTCGCTGCTCTACATGCCCGCGCTGGGGCTCGCCCGCGGAACGGAGACGGTCGTCGGCCAGAATCTGGGAGCCAATCAGACCGAGCGGGCCAAACGGGCCGTGAAACTCAGCTCCATCGTGATCGTCTCGGCCTTTACGGTCGTCGTCGCCGTCGCGTACACCTTCGCCGAACCGATTGCAGCGGTCTTCATCGAGGCGGGAACGGCGGACGCCGATCAGGTGATCGAGTACGCCGCGGCGTACATCCTCATCGCCGGGCCGTCGTACCTCTTCCTCGGCGTCTTCCAGATCCTGTTAGGCGGGATTCGCGGCAGCGGTTCGACGCGTGCGGCGATGGTTTTGTCCGTCCAGGAACTGTGGCTCTGGCGTATCCCGATCGCCGCGGTCGCCGTCGTCACCCTCGGTATGGGCGTCGTCGGCGTCTGGTACGCCGTCGCCATCTCCTACGTGGTGTCGACGATCACCACCGCCGTGTGGTTCCGCAGAGGCACGTGGACCGACGACGTCGTGACCGACGAGTCGCCCACCCCAACACCAGGTGATTGA
- a CDS encoding TetR/AcrR family transcriptional regulator gives MTDADTRETIMAATYEALCEMGYSDLTAQAIADRTDRSKSALFYHYDSREALVAAFIEYLLEGFDGRLEQIDDRSPVEQLAAFVDWFLSDPDDDQVAFHTAFLELRAQAPYNELYREKLRESDDRLREAIESILREGIESGDFQDHDPETVAALLLATFDGARIRQFTLGRDEYLDTVREETAERILADVLAPGVELPAESNLEFPRDDRFSEDDAGDRPE, from the coding sequence GTGACGGACGCCGATACGCGAGAGACGATCATGGCCGCGACGTACGAAGCCCTCTGCGAGATGGGCTACAGTGACCTCACCGCGCAGGCGATCGCCGATCGGACCGATCGCAGCAAGTCAGCGCTCTTCTACCACTACGATTCGCGAGAGGCTCTCGTCGCGGCGTTCATCGAGTACCTGCTCGAGGGCTTCGATGGACGACTCGAGCAGATCGACGACCGGTCGCCGGTCGAGCAACTCGCGGCGTTCGTCGACTGGTTCCTGTCCGATCCGGACGACGACCAGGTGGCGTTTCACACGGCGTTTCTCGAACTCAGAGCACAGGCACCGTACAACGAACTTTACCGCGAGAAACTTCGAGAGAGCGACGACCGACTCCGCGAGGCGATCGAGTCTATCCTGCGGGAGGGGATCGAATCGGGGGACTTCCAGGATCACGATCCCGAAACCGTCGCCGCGCTCTTACTCGCGACGTTCGACGGCGCGCGGATCCGCCAGTTCACCCTCGGTCGCGACGAGTACCTCGACACGGTTCGCGAGGAGACTGCCGAGCGAATTCTCGCCGACGTCCTCGCCCCCGGCGTCGAACTGCCGGCCGAATCGAATCTCGAGTTCCCGCGCGACGACCGATTTAGCGAGGACGATGCCGGTGATCGTCCCGAATGA
- a CDS encoding 30S ribosomal protein S6e, with translation MASFTVVVGDPESGSSYQLEAEEQDANRFIGKSIGEEVDGNAVGLEGYTLEITGGSDDAGRPLSPDVSGSSLQEVLMEERQTGYKPSRDGERRRITVRGSEVSDAVAQINASVVEAGSSGIDELLGEGGEDGDE, from the coding sequence ATGGCAAGTTTCACTGTCGTCGTTGGCGACCCAGAGTCCGGGTCGTCCTACCAGCTCGAGGCGGAAGAACAGGACGCAAACCGGTTCATCGGCAAGTCGATCGGCGAGGAAGTCGACGGCAACGCCGTCGGACTCGAGGGCTACACGCTCGAGATCACCGGCGGCTCCGACGACGCGGGTCGCCCGCTCAGCCCGGACGTCTCCGGCTCGAGCCTGCAGGAAGTCCTGATGGAAGAGCGCCAGACGGGCTACAAACCATCGCGTGACGGCGAGCGCCGCCGAATCACGGTTCGGGGCAGCGAAGTCTCCGACGCCGTCGCACAGATCAACGCCTCGGTCGTCGAGGCTGGCAGTTCCGGAATCGACGAATTGCTCGGCGAGGGCGGCGAAGACGGCGACGAATAA
- a CDS encoding DUF7112 family protein, with amino-acid sequence MTDRISSDHPSVQTVRSTCTETATGVRLEVPADERDAFPTDEVVRIVLDGDERFGRVERALTGDDLSIPGVYDTPDAARDPSGETDRLLEWIDDANVSMGGSVLVDVIEPEFLYGLRSPGETTYYDAYEPPSDSLSDIASNLEEQ; translated from the coding sequence ATGACTGATCGAATTTCGAGCGACCATCCGTCAGTGCAGACGGTCCGGTCGACGTGTACGGAGACGGCTACTGGAGTTCGTCTCGAGGTACCGGCCGACGAACGCGACGCCTTTCCCACCGACGAGGTCGTCCGCATCGTCCTCGATGGCGACGAACGCTTCGGGCGGGTCGAACGGGCGTTGACCGGTGACGACCTCTCGATTCCGGGCGTCTACGACACGCCGGACGCGGCTCGAGACCCGAGTGGCGAGACGGATCGGTTGCTCGAGTGGATCGACGACGCGAACGTCTCGATGGGCGGTTCGGTCCTCGTCGACGTGATCGAACCCGAGTTCCTCTACGGACTTCGCTCGCCGGGCGAGACGACCTACTACGACGCCTACGAGCCGCCAAGCGACAGCCTCAGCGACATCGCATCGAATCTCGAGGAGCAGTAA
- a CDS encoding DUF5807 family protein has protein sequence MTSAREEFLAGERLEDVVLFLADSYVSDERLEDFGESVDDGVLIIVDGERGRNAFQAATGTGAMEFAQSAMDLEGIIDDDLASGSCPEAPADEDHAVQFVFAFAEAQNEDVGGIYADGDVVHAYAKCTCGTAYSDRWTVDSA, from the coding sequence ATGACCAGCGCACGCGAGGAGTTTCTGGCCGGCGAGCGACTCGAGGACGTCGTCCTGTTTCTGGCCGACTCCTACGTCTCTGACGAGCGACTCGAGGACTTCGGCGAATCGGTCGACGACGGCGTCCTAATTATCGTCGACGGCGAACGCGGACGGAACGCGTTTCAGGCAGCCACCGGCACGGGTGCGATGGAGTTCGCCCAGTCGGCGATGGACCTCGAGGGGATCATCGACGACGACCTCGCCAGTGGGAGCTGTCCGGAAGCACCCGCCGACGAGGACCACGCGGTGCAGTTCGTCTTCGCCTTCGCGGAGGCCCAAAACGAGGACGTGGGCGGGATTTACGCCGACGGCGACGTCGTTCACGCCTACGCGAAGTGTACCTGCGGCACGGCGTACTCCGATCGGTGGACCGTAGACTCCGCGTGA
- a CDS encoding MaoC family dehydratase — protein sequence MTHYYEDLAVGDVFETSGYTIQKDEIVDFAEQFDPQPFHVDEEAAKDSMFGELVASGLHTLCLSVRLFVTEIVQGEADVANMGGLGMDNLEWHEPVRPDDTLTLRVEVLEKTPSESREDRGYVEFRRSVTVDETEVMSITSVNIVQREDAANAE from the coding sequence GTGACTCACTACTACGAGGATCTGGCGGTCGGGGACGTCTTCGAAACCAGCGGCTACACGATTCAAAAAGACGAGATCGTCGACTTCGCCGAACAGTTCGATCCACAACCGTTCCACGTCGACGAGGAGGCGGCGAAGGATTCGATGTTCGGTGAGTTGGTAGCGAGCGGTCTGCACACGCTCTGTCTGTCGGTTCGGCTGTTCGTCACGGAAATCGTGCAAGGTGAAGCGGACGTCGCGAACATGGGCGGCCTCGGCATGGACAATCTCGAGTGGCACGAACCGGTTCGACCGGACGACACGCTCACCCTTCGCGTCGAAGTGCTCGAGAAAACGCCCTCCGAGAGCCGCGAGGATCGCGGCTACGTCGAGTTCCGCCGGAGCGTCACCGTCGACGAGACGGAAGTCATGTCGATCACGTCCGTGAACATCGTCCAGCGCGAGGACGCCGCGAACGCAGAATAG